A stretch of the Agelaius phoeniceus isolate bAgePho1 chromosome 1, bAgePho1.hap1, whole genome shotgun sequence genome encodes the following:
- the WIPF3 gene encoding WAS/WASL-interacting protein family member 3 isoform X1: protein MPVPPPPPPPPPPPPPPPSGGPPPPPPSGGPPPPPPPPLASSELPKLRKDEQKARNALLADIQQGTRLRKVTQINDRSAPQIEKPKGANRDGGNPAVNKGGSQQPLGGLFAGGFPVLRPAGQRDMTAGKLSGGRAASPRPSAPPSSGAAKANSTPSQPAEVPRAAVPPEPPGTSRAAAGAGPGRPSLPAPPPPPPASSKPSLTFPPPPPVPPPADRPAKGVTPGAAPPAPLPPPQADKPTKPQAGAPPPPPPPPPPPPLPPVPPCGLPGRAAEASAAAAAPAEGRDCPPPAPPPPPPPHGHPPPANRLSFSPSPGFSGADVPPPLPPKSPHVLSQFHKPSNIQSLPLPPTPGPPQPAAVGETRKKRPGRGAGTGAGKLVTPPQPPARSPTTELTSKSGVSAWATTHDSYTPLKNGNMHIIDDFESKFTFHSVEDFPPPDEFKPFQKTYPSKIPRDPSKNPPLRTHVR, encoded by the exons ATGCCTGtgccgccgccaccgccacctcctcctccaccacctccaccaCCACCTTCTGGAGGGCCCCCTCCACCACCACCTTCGGGAGGGCCccctccaccaccaccaccaccactg GCAAGCTCAGAGCTACCAAAACTGCGAAAGGACGAGCAGAAAGCACGAAACGCTCTCTTGGCTGATATCCAGCAGGGAACTCGCCTGAGGAAAGTGACCCAAATCAACGACCGCAGTGCGCCACAGATTGAAA AACCCAAAGGAGCTAACAGAGATGGAGGTAACCCAGCTGTTAATAAAGGTGGctctcagcagcccctgggaggTTTATTTGCTGGTGGCTTTCCTGTTCTCAGACCAGCAGGCCAGAGGGACATGACAG CAGGGAAGCTCTCCGGAGGCCGAGCAGCATCCCCCAGACCCTCCGCACCGCCGAGCAGCGGCGCTGCCAAGGCGAACAGCACCCCCTCGCAGCCGGCCGAGGTTCCAAGGGCAGCTGTCCCACCGGAGCCTCCCGGCACCTCCCGAGCCGCAGCGGGAGCGGGTCCCGGGCGGCCCAGCCTGCCCGCGCCCCCTCCGCCGCCCCCCGCTTCCAGCAAGCCTTCCCTcaccttccctcctcctccccctgtgccccctccggCCGATCGCCCTGCCAAGGGGGTGACCCCCGGCGCTgctcccccggccccgctccctcccCCTCAGGCTGACAAACCCACCAAGCCCCAAGCAGGCGctccgcccccgccgccccctcctcctcctcctcccccgctgccccccgtgcccccctgcgggctgccgggcagggccgcCGAGGCCTCtgcggccgccgccgctccggccGAGGGAAGGGACTGTCCCCCTcccgcgccgccgcctcctccgcCGCCACACGGCCACCCCCCGCCCGCGAACAGGCTCTCCTTTTCCCCGTCCCCGGGCTTCAGCGGTGCCGACGTGCCCCCTCCGCTGCCCCCCAAGTCTCCCCACGTGCTGTCACAGTTCCATAAGCCGAGCAACATCCAGTCGCTGCCGCTGCCACCCACCCCCGGCCCCCCTCAGCCCGCAGCCGTGGGAGAGACCAGGAAGAAAAGACCCGGCCGAGGCGCAG gaaccGGTGCTGGGAAGCTGGTCACACCTCCACAGCCACCTGCAAGATCCCCAACAACTGAACTTACAAGCAAGTCTGGAGTCTCAGCCTGGGCTACAACTCATGACTCCTACACACCacttaaaaatggaaatatgcACATCATTG ATGACTTTGAATCAAAATTTACTTTCCATTCTGTGGAAGATTTCCCTCCACCTGATGAATTCAAACCATTTCAGAAAACATATCCCAGCAAGATACCCAGAG ATCCCTCTAAAAATCCTCCATTAAGAACACACGTGAGATGA
- the WIPF3 gene encoding WAS/WASL-interacting protein family member 3 isoform X2 produces MPVPPPPPPPPPPPPPPPSGGPPPPPPSGGPPPPPPPPLASSELPKLRKDEQKARNALLADIQQGTRLRKVTQINDRSAPQIEKPKGANRDGGNPAVNKGGSQQPLGGLFAGGFPVLRPAGQRDMTGKLSGGRAASPRPSAPPSSGAAKANSTPSQPAEVPRAAVPPEPPGTSRAAAGAGPGRPSLPAPPPPPPASSKPSLTFPPPPPVPPPADRPAKGVTPGAAPPAPLPPPQADKPTKPQAGAPPPPPPPPPPPPLPPVPPCGLPGRAAEASAAAAAPAEGRDCPPPAPPPPPPPHGHPPPANRLSFSPSPGFSGADVPPPLPPKSPHVLSQFHKPSNIQSLPLPPTPGPPQPAAVGETRKKRPGRGAGTGAGKLVTPPQPPARSPTTELTSKSGVSAWATTHDSYTPLKNGNMHIIDDFESKFTFHSVEDFPPPDEFKPFQKTYPSKIPRDPSKNPPLRTHVR; encoded by the exons ATGCCTGtgccgccgccaccgccacctcctcctccaccacctccaccaCCACCTTCTGGAGGGCCCCCTCCACCACCACCTTCGGGAGGGCCccctccaccaccaccaccaccactg GCAAGCTCAGAGCTACCAAAACTGCGAAAGGACGAGCAGAAAGCACGAAACGCTCTCTTGGCTGATATCCAGCAGGGAACTCGCCTGAGGAAAGTGACCCAAATCAACGACCGCAGTGCGCCACAGATTGAAA AACCCAAAGGAGCTAACAGAGATGGAGGTAACCCAGCTGTTAATAAAGGTGGctctcagcagcccctgggaggTTTATTTGCTGGTGGCTTTCCTGTTCTCAGACCAGCAGGCCAGAGGGACATGACAG GGAAGCTCTCCGGAGGCCGAGCAGCATCCCCCAGACCCTCCGCACCGCCGAGCAGCGGCGCTGCCAAGGCGAACAGCACCCCCTCGCAGCCGGCCGAGGTTCCAAGGGCAGCTGTCCCACCGGAGCCTCCCGGCACCTCCCGAGCCGCAGCGGGAGCGGGTCCCGGGCGGCCCAGCCTGCCCGCGCCCCCTCCGCCGCCCCCCGCTTCCAGCAAGCCTTCCCTcaccttccctcctcctccccctgtgccccctccggCCGATCGCCCTGCCAAGGGGGTGACCCCCGGCGCTgctcccccggccccgctccctcccCCTCAGGCTGACAAACCCACCAAGCCCCAAGCAGGCGctccgcccccgccgccccctcctcctcctcctcccccgctgccccccgtgcccccctgcgggctgccgggcagggccgcCGAGGCCTCtgcggccgccgccgctccggccGAGGGAAGGGACTGTCCCCCTcccgcgccgccgcctcctccgcCGCCACACGGCCACCCCCCGCCCGCGAACAGGCTCTCCTTTTCCCCGTCCCCGGGCTTCAGCGGTGCCGACGTGCCCCCTCCGCTGCCCCCCAAGTCTCCCCACGTGCTGTCACAGTTCCATAAGCCGAGCAACATCCAGTCGCTGCCGCTGCCACCCACCCCCGGCCCCCCTCAGCCCGCAGCCGTGGGAGAGACCAGGAAGAAAAGACCCGGCCGAGGCGCAG gaaccGGTGCTGGGAAGCTGGTCACACCTCCACAGCCACCTGCAAGATCCCCAACAACTGAACTTACAAGCAAGTCTGGAGTCTCAGCCTGGGCTACAACTCATGACTCCTACACACCacttaaaaatggaaatatgcACATCATTG ATGACTTTGAATCAAAATTTACTTTCCATTCTGTGGAAGATTTCCCTCCACCTGATGAATTCAAACCATTTCAGAAAACATATCCCAGCAAGATACCCAGAG ATCCCTCTAAAAATCCTCCATTAAGAACACACGTGAGATGA